From Thamnophis elegans isolate rThaEle1 chromosome 12, rThaEle1.pri, whole genome shotgun sequence, one genomic window encodes:
- the LOC116515279 gene encoding DNA excision repair protein ERCC-6-like: MADLADLDPEQIEKYRRYVSQAKQEARSGNLEASLQLFQQALEIHFSENLTAKIKKLEDALAVEEEDDDGFVDVCQSGFMLYGEVHDKLFDYQREGVAFLYKLYRDRRKGGILADDMGLGKTIQVITFLSGMFDAEFIHSVLLILPVTLLNNWMKEFAKWTPGLRVKVFHGTNKAERQRSLERIQRRKGVLLTTYQMLLNSWPQLSSFDGKEFVWDYIILDEAHKIKTPSAKTTKSLHAIPSKNRILLTGTPVQNNLKELWALFDFACQGSLLGTMKTFRMEYEGPITRARAKDATPGEKALGRKISENLMSIIQPYFLRRTKDELQKKKKAELPNHLPDNQSKDVAPAMPSLPRKNEFIVWLFLAPIQEEIYRNFISLDHIKELLLSTRSPLAELNILKKLCDHPRLLSNRACSQLGLEGSHYNENELGELPDMKRSIEHVSIEMLIQESGKLSFLVALLERLQDEGHRTLVFSLSRKMLDIIERVLIHRGFKLMRIDGTVTHLAEREKRIGMFQKDGDYSVFLLTTQVGGVGLTLTAASRVVIFDPSWNPATDAQAVDRVYRIGQKENVIIYRLITCGTIEEKIYRRQVFKDSLIRQSTGDKKNPYRYFTMQELKELFILEDTQSSATQLQLQSLHATQRKTDTELDEHIAHLYALQIFGISDHDLMYTRETAHDDEAENEEAHRYIEHRVQKAQELVQLESQLNDQHIRNIRNTTEGAWLRDTDSATQPKMMPTKSLPGETLGPSTSKRTSPTLLESPTPSTRKPSAPPPSPVVAPSVFISPVVSDGVIDLVSDDDNDFVSDMVNLSSKMTSLVVEDMDDEQMLQIISNMEDGLPSEEKEHQFPSVGSCDLNPGTGLVSPFQAHSVSIKKDNSPESRAISEMAVVDANDEQMVFHTTNTDVLHSKNKECQPTRLQADDQNKTYTPDDVMLQTGTGSELKDVQMKLLQDLIEYSSDDGIHQTQADMSRNVPPISHGDPCEIKELDAVAPQETMVSKMTESSTLQNSGMRETAQSKYLDISSHYQQMRNIRKTTEETWLRDTDSATQPKMMPTKSSPIDPLGPTTSERTNPTLMESPTQSTRKPPAPPPCPVVAPPVFINPVVSDGLIDLVSDDDNDFVSDMVNLSSIMTSLVVEDMDDEQMLQIISNMEDGLPSEEKEHQFLNIRSCDLNPGTDLMSPFQTHSVSIKDYSPESRAISELAAADTDDEQMVFHTTNTDVLHSKNKECQPTRLQADDQNKTYTPDDVMLETETDMSLDVLPISNGDACEIKELDAVAPQETMVSKMTESSALQNSGMRETAQSKYLDISSDYQINFNLALEDSENGPQTFAEKDMLLEETANEGFQLKLDSYCSSATESLGRERGSLRGLQTSNAVESSVVMDDSNGPCDSSDSFGLGKKKRLAIIVSDEEDGELIDELDEDKPDGICMSTPKANNPMTAICFSPRIKLSGRRSTASRRSFFNVVLEEMEDAAREAGTASNVSNDGSLQHEFEEEETQNYIMEVSEESEEEPSGETLDSERESSHFHDTDSSRGESFL; this comes from the coding sequence ATATGTGTCTCAGGCCAAACAGGAGGCCCGAAGTGGGAACCTGGAAGCATCTCTCCAATTGTTCCAACAGGCTCTTGAAATCCATTTCAGTGAAAACCTGACTGCCAAGATTAAAAAGTTGGAGGATGCCCTggctgtggaggaggaggacgatgatGGCTTTGTGGATGTGTGTCAGAGCGGATTCATGCTGTATGGAGAAGTTCACGATAAGCTTTTTGACTATCAGAGGGAAGGGGTTGCTTTTTTGTACAAGTTGTATCGAGACAGAAGGAAGGGCGGCATCCTGGCAGATGACATGGGACTCGGGAAGACCATTCAAGTCATCACGTTCCTCTCTGGGATGTTTGACGCAGAATTCATCCATTCCGTATTGCTTATTCTCCCAGTCACCCTTCTTAACAACTGGATGAAAGAGTTTGCCAAGTGGACTCCAGGCCTGCGAGTGAAAGTTTTTCACGGAACCAACAAAGCTGAACGTCAAAGATCTCTGGAGCGGATCCAGAGGAGAAAGGGTGTCTTGCTCACAACTTACCAGATGCTCCTCAACAGCTGGCCACAACTTTCTAGCTTTGATGGGAAAGAGTTTGTTTGGGACTATATCATTCTGGATGAAGCCCATAAAATCAAAACCCCGTCTGCCAAAACGACAAAATCTCTGCACGCCATTCCTTCCAAAAACCGCATCCTTCTCACAGGGACTCCGGTCCAAAACAATCTCAAAGAACTTTGGGCTctttttgattttgcttgtcaaggCTCTCTTTTGGGTACCATGAAAACCTTCCGGATGGAATATGAGGGCCCTATCACGAGAGCCAGGGCAAAAGACGCCACTCCTGGAGAGAAAGCTCTGGGACGTAAAATCTCAGAAAACCTGATGTCCATCATTCAGCCATATTTTCTCAGGCGGACTAAAGATGAactccagaagaagaaaaaggccgAGCTTCCAAATCATCTTCCTGATAACCAAAGCAAAGATGTTGCTCCCGCCATGCCTTCTCTTCCACGAAAGAACGAGTTCATTGTATGGTTGTTCTTAGCACCCATACAAGAGGAAATATATAGAAATTTTATATCCTTGGATCATATCAAAGAGCTGTTGTTGTCTACCAGGTCCCCACTGGCTGAACTTAATATCCTGAAGAAGCTCTGTGATCACCCAAGGCTCTTATCAAATCGAGCATGTAGTCAACTAGGGCTGGAAGGATCCCATTACAATGAAAATGAACTTGGTGAACTCCCAGACATGAAGAGGAGTATTGAGCATGTTTCTATTGAAATGCTGATTCAGGAGTCTGGAAAGTTGAGCTTCCTTGTGGCGCTGCTGGAAAGACTGCAAGACGAGGGACATAGAACTCTGGTGTTCTCCCTATCGCGAAAAATGTTGGACATTATAGAGCGTGTCTTAATTCACAGGGGCTTTAAGCTCATGCGCATTGATGGGACAGTGACCCATTTGGCAGAGCGAGAGAAGAGAATTGGCATGTTTCAGAAAGATGGAGACTACTCTGTATTTTTGCTTACTACTCAAGTTGGTGGGGTTGGTTTAACCTTAACAGCTGCTAGCCGGGTGGTGATTTTTGATCCCAGCTGGAATCCAGCTACAGATGCCCAAGCTGTGGACCGAGTTTACAGGATTGGACAAAAAGAGAATGTCATAATTTACCGGCTGATTACCTGTGGGACAATTGAAGAGAAGATCTATAGAAGGCAAGTCTTCAAGGATTCCTTAATACGCCAAAGCACGGGAGATAAGAAAAATCCCTATCGCTATTTCACAATGCAAGAGCTAAAGGAGTTGTTTATATTGGAAGACACGCAAAGCTCGGCCACACAGCTACAATTGCAGTCCTTACATGCCACCCAAAGAAAAACAGACACTGAGTTGGATGAACACATTGCACACCTCTACGCGCTGCAGATATTTGGCATTTCTGACCATGATTTGATGTACACACGTGAGACAGCACATGATGACGAAGCCGAAAACGAAGAAGCCCACAGGTACATTGAACACAGAGTCCAAAAAGCCCAAGAGTTGGTACAACTAGAATCTCAGTTGAATGACCAGCACATAAGAAATATCAGAAACACGACTGAAGGAGCATGGCTGAGAGATACAGACTCAGCCACCCAGCCAAAAATGATGCCAACCAAGTCTTTACCAGGTGAGACTCTTGGGCCATCCACATCCAAAAGGACAAGCCCAACACTCCTGGAATCACCCACACCATCCACAAGGAAACCATCAGCTCCTCCTCCAAGTCCTGTGGTTGCCCCATCTGTATTTATTAGTCCTGTCGTCAGCGATGGAGTTATTGATCTTGtaagtgatgatgacaatgacttTGTTAGTGATATGGTCAATTTGAGCTCTAAAATGACCAGTCTGGTTGTTGAAGACATGGATGATGAGCAAATGCTTCAGATTATTTCTAATATGGaagatggtttgccttcagaggaGAAAGAACACCAATTTCCCAGCGTCGGATCATGTGACCTAAATCCTGGGACAGGTCTTGTGTCCCCTTTTCAGGCTCATTCAGTATCTATCAAGAAGGACAACAGTCCTGAATCGAGAGCAATCTCTGAAATGGCTGTTGTGGATGCAAATGATGAGCAAATGGTTTTCCATACCACCAATACGGATGTTCTGCATTCCAAAAACAAAGAATGTCAACCAACCAGACTGCAAGCAGATGACCAAAATAAGACTTATACTCCTGATGATGTCATGCTCCAAACTGGGACAGGAAGTGAGCTTAAAGATGTCCAGATGAAACTGCTGCAGGATTTAATTGAGTATTCTTCTGATGATGGCATTCACCAAACTCAGGCTGATATGTCACGTAATGTTCCTCCAATCTCTCATGGAGATCCCTGTGAAATTAAGGAACTAGATGCTGTGGCACCACAGGAGACCATGGTTAGCAAAATGACTGAAAGCAGCACATTGCAGAACTCTGGCATGAGAGAAACTGCACAGTCCAAGTATCTTGATATTTCCTCTCACTATCAGCAGATGAGAAATATTAGAAAAACGACTGAAGAAACTTGGCTAAGAGATACAGACTCAGCCACCCAGCCAAAAATGATGCCAACCAAGTCTTCACCAATTGACCCTCTTGGGCCAACCACATCCGAAAGGACAAACCCAACACTCATGGAATCACCCACACAATCCACAAGGAAACCACCTGCTCCTCCTCCATGTCCTGTGGTTGCCCCACCTGTATTTATTAATCCTGTCGTCAGTGATGGACTTATTGATCTTGtaagtgatgatgacaatgacttTGTTAGTGATATGGTCAATTTGAGCTCTATAATGACCAGTCTGGTTGTTGAAGACATGGATGATGAGCAAATGCTTCAGATTATTTCTAATATGGaagatggtttgccttcagaggaGAAAGAACACCAATTTCTCAACATCCGATCCTGTGATCTAAATCCAGGGACAGATCTGATGTCCCCTTTTCAGACTCATTCAGTATCTATCAAGGACTACAGCCCTGAATCGAGAGCAATCTCTGAGCTGGCTGCTGCTGATACAGATGATGAGCAAATGGTTTTCCATACCACCAATACAGATGTTTTGCATTCCAAAAACAAAGAATGTCAACCAACCAGACTGCAAGCCGATGACCAAAACAAGACTTATACTCCTGATGATGTCATGCTCGAAACTGAGACTGACATGTCACTTGATGTTCTTCCAATCTCTAATGGAGATGCCTGCGAAATTAAGGAACTAGATGCTGTGGCACCACAGGAGACCATGGTTAGCAAAATGACTGAAAGCAGCGCATTGCAGAACTCTGGCATGAGAGAAACTGCACAGTCCAAATATCTTGATATTTCCTCTGACTATCAGATCAATTTCAACCTTGCCTTGGAGGATTCTGAGAATGGACCACAAACCTTCGCAGAAAAAGACATGTTATTAGAGGAGACAGCAAATGAAGGCTTCCAGCTGAAGTTGGATAGCTATTGTAGCTCTGCAACTGAATCACTTGGAAGAGAACGTGGGAGTCTCAGAGGCCTCCAGACTAGCAATGCTGTAGAGAGCTCTGTGGTCATGGATGATTCCAACGGTCCATGTGATAGCAGTGACAGTTTTGGGCTGGGGAAAAAGAAGCGTTTGGCAATTATTGTTTCGGATGAGGAAGATGGTGAATTAATAGATGAACTGGATGAGGACAAGCCGGACGGAATTTGTATGTCAACACCAAAGGCCAACAATCCAATGACTGCGATTTGTTTTTCTCCCAGGATCAAATTGAGTGGAAGAAGGTCAACAGCTTCTCGTCGATCCTTCTTCAATGTGGTCTTGGAAGAAATGGAGGATGCAGCTAGAGAAGCAGGAACTGCCAGCAATGTATCTAATGATGGATCTCTTCAGCATGAGTTTGAAGAAGAGGAAACCCAAAATTACATTATGGAAGTATCAGAGGAATCGGAAGAGGAGCCATCTGGAGAAACACTGGATTCTGAGAGAGAATCTAGCCATTTCCATGATACAGACTCTTCAAGAGGAGAATCTTTTCTCTGA
- the LOC116516171 gene encoding DNA excision repair protein ERCC-6-like codes for MLNREIYNKLFDYQREGVAFLYKLYPDRRKGGILADDMGLGKTIQVITFLSGMFDAELIHSVLLILPVKLINNWEKEFAKWTPSLRVEVFYGTNKAERKKSLKLIQRRKGVLLTTYRMLLNSSQYLSSFDGKEFVWDYIILDEAHKIKRPSAKTTKSLRVIPSKNRILLTGTPVQNNLKELWTLFDFACQGSLLGTRKTFQMEYEGPITRARAKDATPGEKALGRKISENLMSIIEPYFLRRTKDELQKKKKAELPNHLLENQSKDLAPAMPSLPRKNEFIVWLFLAPIQEEIYRNFISLDHIKKLLLSPKFPVGEYVILKKLCDHPRLLKNQTRSQLGLEASYYSEQEDGENELGELPDMKRSIEHVSVEMLIQESGKLSFLVALLERLQDEGHRTLVFSQSQKMSDIIERVLTHRGFKLMRIDWTVTQLAEREKRIGIFQKDRDYSVLLLTTRDGGLGLTLTAASRVVIFDPSLKPATDAQAVNRVYRIGQKQNVVIYRLVTCGTIEEKIYRRLVFKEELQSSNMFILDDTRSSATQLQLQSLHPTQRKTDTELDEHIAHLYALEIFGISDHDLMYTHETAHDDEAENEEANGYIEPRVQKAQELVQLESQLNHQHIRNIRSMTEGAWLRDTDSAIQPKMTPSESSPGETLGPSTSERTSPTLVESPTSSAKKPSTPPPNPLVAPSVFISPFLSNEDIDLVTDDDNVFFRDMVKLSFSILGHLKQMLQIISNMEDGLPSEEKEHQFLSFRSCDLNPGTGLVSPFQAHSVSIKDYSPESRAISERAAVDTDDEQMVLRTTNTDVLYSKNKECQTTRLQADDQNKTYTPDALEDSENGPPTSAEKDMSLEETANEGFQLRLDSYCSSASESLGRVRGSLRGLQTSNGAERSVVMDDSNAPCDSRDSFGLGKRKRFAIIVSDEEDGELTDELDENKPYGICMSTPKANNPMAAICVSPRIRLSGRRSTASRRSFDVALEKKDAAAGEAGTASNVSNKSLDAQCNVM; via the coding sequence ATGCTGAACAGAGAAATTTATAATAAGCTTTTTGACTATCAGAGGGAAGGGGTTGCTTTTTTGTACAAGTTGTATCCAGACAGAAGAAAGGGCGGCATCCTGGCAGATGACATGGGACTTGGGAAGACCATTCAAGTCATCACATTCCTCTCCGGGATGTTTGACGCAGAACTCATCCATTCCGTGTTGCTGATTCTCCCAGTCAAGCTTATTAACAACTGGGAGAAAGAGTTTGCCAAGTGGACTCCAAGCCTGCGAGTGGAAGTTTTTTACGGAACCAACAAAGCTGAACGTAAGAAATCTCTGAAACTGATCCAGAGGAGAAAGGGTGTGTTGCTCACAACCTACCGGATGCTCCTCAACAGCAGTCAGTACCTTTCTAGCTTTGATGGGAAAGAGTTTGTTTGGGACTATATCATTCTAGATGAAGCCCATAAAATCAAAAGACCATCTGCCAAAACGACAAAATCTCTGCGCGTCATTCCTTCCAAAAACCGCATCCTTCTCACAGGGACTCCGGTCCAAAACAATCTCAAAGAACTTTGGACTctttttgattttgcttgtcaaggctcgcttttgggcaccaggaaaaCCTTTCAGATGGAATATGAGGGCCCTATCACGAGAGCCAGGGCAAAAGACGCCACTCCTGGAGAGAAAGCTCTGGGACGTAAAATCTCAGAAAACCTGATGTCCATCATTGAGCCATATTTTCTCAGGCGGACTAAAGATGAactccagaagaagaaaaaggctgAGCTTCCAAATCATCTTCTTGAAAACCAAAGCAAAGATCTTGCTCCCGCCATGCCTTCTCTTCCACGAAAGAACGAGTTCATTGTATGGTTGTTCTTAGCACCCATACAAGAGGAAATATATAGAAATTTTATATCCTTGGATCATATCAAGAAGCTGTTGTTGTCTCCCAAGTTCCCAGTGGGTGAATATGTTATCCTGAAGAAGCTCTGTGATCACCCAAGGCTCTTGAAAAATCAAACACGTAGTCAACTAGGGCTGGAAGCTTCCTATTACAGCGAACAAGAAGATGGTGAAAATGAACTTGGTGAGCTCCCGGACATGAAGAGGAGTATTGAGCATGTTTCTGTTGAGATGCTGATTCAGGAGTCTGGAAAGTTGAGCTTCCTTGTGGCGCTGCTGGAAAGACTGCAAGACGAGGGACATAGAACTCTGGTGTTCTCCCAATCGCAAAAAATGTCGGACATTATAGAGCGCGTCTTAACTCACAGGGGCTTTAAACTCATGCGCATTGATTGGACAGTGACCCAGTTGGCAGAGCGAGAGAAGAGAATTGGCATATTTCAGAAAGATAGAGACTACTCTGTGCTTTTGCTTACTACTCGAGATGGTGGGCTTGGTTTAACCTTAACAGCTGCTAGCCGGGTGGTGATTTTTGATCCCAGCTTGAAGCCAGCTACAGATGCCCAAGCTGTGAACCGAGTTTACAGGATTGGACAAAAGCAGAATGTCGTAATCTACCGGCTGGTTACCTGCGGGACAATTGAAGAGAAGATCTATAGAAGGCTAGTCTTCAAGGAAGAGCTACAGTCTTCCAATATGTTCATACTGGATGACACACGAAGCTCGGCCACACAGCTACAATTGCAGTCCTTACATCCCACCCAAAGAAAAACAGACACCGAGTTGGATGAACACATTGCACACCTCTACGCGCTAGAGATATTTGGCATTTCTGACCATGATTTGATGTACACACATGAGACAGCACATGATGACGAAGCCGAAAACGAAGAAGCTAACGGGTACATTGAACCCAGAGTCCAAAAAGCTCAAGAATTGGTACAACTAGAATCTCAGTTGAATCACCAGCACATAAGAAATATCAGAAGTATGACTGAAGGAGCATGGCTGAGAGATACAGATTCAGCCATCCAACCAAAAATGACACCATCCGAATCTTCACCAGGTGAGACTCTTGGGCCATCCACATCCGAAAGGACAAGCCCAACACTCGTGGAATCACCCACATCATCCGCAAAGAAACCATCAACCCCTCCTCCAAATCCTTTGGTTGCCCCATCTGTATTTATTAGTCCTTTCCTCAGTAATGAAGATATTGATCTTGTAACCGATGATGACAATGTCTTTTTTAGAGATATGGTCAAATTGAGCTTTAGCATTTTGGGGCATCTTAAGCAAATGCTTCAGATTATTTCTAATATGGaagatggtttgccttcagaggaGAAAGAACACCAATTTCTCAGCTTCCGATCATGTGACCTAAATCCTGGGACAGGTCTTGTGTCCCCTTTTCAGGCTCATTCAGTATCTATCAAGGACTACAGTCCTGAATCGAGAGCAATCTCTGAACGGGCTGCTGTGGATACAGATGATGAGCAAATGGTTCTCCGTACCACCAATACAGATGTTCTGTATTCCAAAAACAAAGAATGTCAAACAACCAGACTGCAAGCAGATGACCAAAACAAGACTTATACTCCTGATGCCTTGGAGGATTCTGAGAATGGACCACCAACCTCCGCAGAAAAAGACATGTCATTAGAGGAGACAGCAAATGAAGGCTTCCAGCTGAGGTTGGATAGCTACTGTAGCTCTGCAAGTGAATCACTTGGAAGAGTACGTGGGAGTCTCAGAGGCCTCCAGACTAGCAATGGTGCAGAGCGCTCTGTGGTCATGGATGATTCCAATGCTCCATGTGATAGTAGAGACAGTTTTGGGCTGGGGAAAAGGAAGCGTTTTGCAATTATTGTTTCGGATGAGGAAGATGGTGAATTAACAGATGAACTGGATGAGAACAAGCCATATGGCATTTGTATGTCAACACCAAAGGCCAACAATCCAATGGCTGCGATTTGTGTTTCTCCCAGGATCAGATTGAGTGGAAGAAGGTCAACAGCTTCTCGTCGATCCTTCGATGTGGCCTTGGAAAAAAAGGATGCTGCAGCTGGAGAAGCAGGAACTGCCAGCAATGTATCTAATAAGTCATTAGATGCCCAATGTAATGTCATGTGA
- the LOC116515267 gene encoding LOW QUALITY PROTEIN: DNA excision repair protein ERCC-6-like (The sequence of the model RefSeq protein was modified relative to this genomic sequence to represent the inferred CDS: deleted 1 base in 1 codon) yields MASPGRKGSAPCREEEATARLGRFSTRYVSQAKKEARSGNLKGSLQLLQQALEIHFSENLTAKIKKLEDALAVEEEDDGFVDVCQSGFMLYGEIHDKLFDYQRQGIAFLYKLYQDRRKGGILADDMGLGKTIQVITFLSGMFDAELIHSVLLILPVTLLNNWVKEFAKWTPGLRVKVFHGANKAERQRSLERIQRRKGILLTTYQMLLNSWPQLSSFDGKEFVWDYIILDEAHKIKNPSAKMTKSLHVIPSKNRILLTGTPVQNNLKELWTLFDFACQGSLLGTMKTFRMEYEGPITRARAKDATPGEKALGCKISENLMSIIQPYFLRRTKDELQKKKKAELPNHLPDNQSKDVAPAMPSLPRKNEFIVWLFLAPIQEEIYRNFISLDHIKELLLSTRSPLAELNILKKLCDHPRLLSNRACSQLGLEGSHYNENELGELPDMKRSIEHVSIEMLIQESGKLSFLVALLERLQDEGHRTLVFSLSEKMLDIIERVLIHRGFKLMRIDGTVTQLAEREKRIGIFQKDGDYSVFLLTTQVGGLGLTLTAASRVVIFDPSWNPATDAQAVDRVYRIGQKENVIIYRLITCGTIEEKIYRRQVFKDSLIRQSMGDKKNPYRYFTMQELKELFILEDTQSSATQLQLQSLHATQRKTDTELDEHIAHLYALQIFGISDHDLMYTRETAHDDEAENEEAHRYIEHRVQKAQELVQLESQLNDQHIGNIRNTTEGAWLRDTDSATQPKMMPTKSSPGETLGPSTSERTSPTLLESPTQSTEKQPAPLPWPVVAPPVFISPVVSDGVIDLVSDDDSDFVSDMVNLSSKMTNLIVEDMDDEQMLQIISNMEDVLHSKNKECQPTRLQADDQNKTYTPDDVMLQTEADMSLDGLPISHGDACEIKELDAVAPQETMVSKMTESSALQNSGMRETVQSKYLDISSDYQVNFNLALEDSENGPQTSAEKDMSLEETANEGFQLRLDSSVVMDDSNGPCDSSDSFGLGKKKRLAIIVSDEEDGELTDELDEDKPHGICMSTPKANNPMAAICFSPRIKLSGKRSTASRRSFFDVVLEEMEDAVGEAGTATNVSNDRSLQHDFEEEETQNYIMEVSEESEEEPSGETLDSERESSHFHNTDSSRGESFLWSQYCRWN; encoded by the exons ATGGCGTCACCGGGAAGGAAGGGGTCTGCCCCCTGTCGGGAAGAAGAAGCAACTGCACGCCTTGGACGCTTCTCAACCCG ATATGTGTCTCAGGCCAAAAAGGAAGCCCGAAGTGGGAACCTGAAAGGATCTCTCCAATTGCTCCAACAGGCTCTTGAAATCCATTTCAGTGAAAACCTGACTGCCAAGATTAAAAAGTTGGAGGATGCCCTggctgtggaggaggaggacgatgGCTTTGTGGATGTGTGTCAGAGCGGATTCATGCTGTATGGAGAAATTCACGATAAGCTTTTTGACTATCAGAGGCAAGGCATTGCTTTTTTGTACAAGTTGTATCAAGACAGAAGGAAGGGCGGCATCCTGGCAGATGACATGGGACTCGGGAAGACCATTCAAGTCATCACGTTCCTCTCCGGGATGTTTGACGCAGAACTCATCCATTCCGTATTGCTGATTCTCCCAGTCACCCTTCTTAACAACTGGGTGAAAGAGTTTGCCAAGTGGACTCCAGGCCTGCGAGTGAAAGTTTTTCATGGAGCCAACAAAGCTGAACGTCAAAGATCTCTGGAGCGGATCCAGAGGAGAAAGGGTATCTTGCTCACAACCTACCAGATGCTCCTCAACAGCTGGCCACAACTTTCTAGCTTTGATGGGAAAGAGTTTGTTTGGGACTATATCATTCTAGATGAAGCCCATAAAATCAAAAACCCATCTGCCAAAATGACAAAATCTCTGCACGTCATTCCTTCCAAAAACCGCATCCTTCTCACAGGGACTCCGGTCCAAAACAATCTCAAAGAACTTTGGACTctttttgattttgcttgtcaaggCTCTCTTTTGGGTACCATGAAAACCTTCCGGATGGAATATGAGGGCCCTATCACGAGAGCCAGGGCAAAAGACGCCACTCCTGGAGAGAAAGCTCTGGGATGTAAAATCTCAGAAAACCTGATGTCCATCATTCAGCCATATTTTCTCAGGCGGACGAAAGATGAgctccagaagaagaaaaaggccgAGCTTCCAAACCATCTTCCTGATAACCAAAGCAAAGATGTTGCTCCCGCCATGCCTTCTCTTCCACGAAAGAACGAGTTCATTGTATGGTTGTTCTTAGCACCCATACAAGAGGAAATATATAGAAATTTTATATCCTTGGATCATATCAAAGAGCTGTTGTTGTCTACCAGGTCCCCACTGGCTGAACTTAATATCCTGAAGAAGCTCTGTGATCACCCAAGGCTCTTATCAAATCGAGCATGTAGTCAACTAGGGCTGGAAGGATCCCATTACAATGAAAATGAACTTGGTGAACTCCCAGACATGAAGAGGAGTATTGAGCATGTTTCTATTGAAATGCTGATTCAGGAGTCTGGAAAGTTGAGCTTCCTTGTGGCGCTGCTAGAAAGACTGCAAGACGAGGGACATAGAACTCTGGTGTTCTCCCTATCG GAAAAAATGTTGGACATTATAGAGCGTGTCTTAATTCACAGGGGCTTTAAGCTCATGCGCATTGATGGGACAGTGACCCAGTTGGCAGAGCGAGAGAAGAGAATTGGCATATTTCAGAAAGATGGAGACTACTCTGTCTTTTTGCTTACTACCCAAGTTGGTGGGCTTGGTTTAACCTTAACAGCTGCTAGCCGGGTGGTGATTTTTGATCCCAGCTGGAATCCAGCTACAGATGCCCAAGCTGTGGACCGAGTTTACAGGATTGGACAAAAAGAGAATGTCATAATTTACCGACTGATTACCTGTGGGACAATTGAAGAGAAGATCTATAGAAGGCAAGTCTTCAAGGATTCCTTAATACGCCAAAGCATGGGAGATAAGAAAAATCCCTATCGCTATTTCACAATGCAAGAGCTAAAGGAGTTGTTTATATTGGAAGACACGCAAAGCTCGGCCACACAGCTACAATTGCAGTCCTTACATGCCACCCAAAGAAAAACAGACACTGAGTTGGATGAACACATTGCACACCTCTACGCGCTGCAGATATTTGGCATTTCTGACCATGATTTGATGTACACACGTGAGACAGCACATGATGACGAAGCCGAAAACGAAGAAGCCCACAGGTACATTGAACACAGAGTCCAAAAAGCCCAAGAGTTGGTACAACTAGAATCTCAGTTGAATGACCAGCACATAGGAAATATCAGAAACACGACTGAAGGAGCATGGCTGAGAGATACAGACTCAGCCACCCAGCCAAAAATGATGCCAACCAAGTCTTCACCAGGTGAGACTCTTGGGCCATCCACATCCGAAAGGACAAGCCCAACACTCCTGGAATCACCCACACAATCCACGGAGAAACAACCTGCTCCTCTTCCATGGCCTGTGGTTGCCCCACCTGTATTTATTAGTCCTGTCGTCAGTGATGGAGTTATTGATCTTGTAAGCGATGATGATAGTGACTTTGTTAGTGATATGGTCAATTTGAGCTCTAAAATGACCAATCTGATTGTTGAAGACATGGATGATGAGCAAATGCTTCAGATTATTTCTAATATGGAAGATGTTTTGCATTCCAAAAACAAAGAATGTCAACCAACCAGACTGCAAGCAGATGACCAAAACAAGACCTATACTCCGGATGATGTCATGCTCCAAACTGAGGCTGATATGTCACTCGATGGTCTTCCAATCTCTCATGGAGATGCCTGTGAAATTAAGGAACTAGATGCTGTGGCACCACAGGAGACCATGGTTAGCAAAATGACTGAAAGCAGCGCATTGCAGAACTCTGGCATGAGAGAAACTGTACAGTCCAAGTATCTTGATATTTCCTCTGACTATCAGGTCAATTTCAACCTTGCCTTGGAGGATTCTGAGAATGGACCACAAACCTCCGCAGAAAAAGACATGTCATTAGAGGAGACAGCAAATGAAGGCTTCCAGCTGAGGTTGGATAGCTCTGTGGTCATGGACGATTCCAACGGTCCATGTGATAGCAGCGACAGTTTTGGGCTGGGGAAAAAGAAGCGTTTGGCAATTATTGTTTCGGATGAGGAAGATGGTGAATTAACAGATGAACTGGATGAGGACAAGCCACACGGAATTTGTATGTCAACACCAAAGGCCAACAATCCAATGGCTGCAATTTGTTTTTCTCCCAGGATCAAATTGAGTGGAAAAAGGTCAACAGCTTCTCGTCGATCCTTCTTCGATGTGGTCTTGGAAGAAATGGAGGATGCAGTTGGAGAAGCAGGAACTGCCACCAATGTATCTAATGATAGGTCTCTTCAGCATGACTTTGAAGAAGAGGAAACCCAAAATTACATTATGGAAGTATCAGAGGAATCGGAAGAGGAGCCATCTGGAGAAACACTGGATTCTGAGAGAGAATCTAGCCATTTCCATAATACAGACTCTTCAAGAGGAGAATCTTTTCTCTGGTCGCAATATTGTAGGTGGAACTAG